Proteins co-encoded in one Brassica oleracea var. oleracea cultivar TO1000 chromosome C4, BOL, whole genome shotgun sequence genomic window:
- the LOC106339901 gene encoding probable xyloglucan endotransglucosylase/hydrolase protein 32 yields the protein MGNSLISLLTVFQFLVLLGSSVNAYWPPSPGYWPSSKVGSLSFYKGFKNLWGPQHQRTDQNGLTIWLDRTSGSGFKSVKPFRSGYFGASIKLQAGYTAGVITSLYLSNQEAHPGFHDEVDIEFLGTTSGKPYTLQTNVYIRGSGDGKIIGREMKFRLWFDPTSGFHHYAILWNPREIIFLVDDIPIRRYPKKSAATFPLRPMWLYGSIWDASSWATEDGKYKADYKYQPFTAKYTNFKAIGCTAYSPARCHPVSASPYRSGGLTRKQYQAMRWVQTHNMIYNYCKDYKRDHSLTPECLR from the exons ATGGGTAACTCTCTGATCTCTCTTCTCACAGTCTTCCAATTTTTGGTGTTATTAGGATCCTCAGTAAATGCCTATTGGCCACCATCACCTGGTTACTGGCCAAGCTCCAAGGTTGGCTCCTTGAGCTTCTACAAAGGTTTTAAGAATCTTTGGGGTCCTCAGCATCAGAGAACGGACCAAAATGGCCTCACCATCTGGCTCGATAGAACCTCAG GAAGTGGATTTAAGTCAGTGAAGCCATTCAGATCGGGCTACTTTGGAGCTTCCATAAAGCTCCAAGCTGGCTACACTGCTGGAGTCATCACATCTCTCTAT CTGTCAAATCAAGAGGCACATCCAGGATTCCATGATGAAGTGGACATTGAATTTTTGGGGACAACATCTGGGAAACCATACACACTTCAGACAAATGTGTACATTAGAGGAAGTGGTGATGGCAAAATCATTGGTCGTGAGATGAAGTTTCGCTTGTGGTTTGATCCAACTTCGGGGTTTCACCACTATGCTATTCTTTGGAACCCTAGAGAAATCAT ATTTTTGGTGGATGATATTCCCATAAGAAGATACCCAAAAAAGAGTGCAGCTACATTTCCTTTAAGACCAATGTGGCTTTATGGTTCCATATGGGATGCTTCTTCTTGGGCAACTGAAGATGGTAAATACAAAGCTGACTATAAATACCAACCTTTTACTGCTAAATACACTAATTTCAAAGCCATCGGTTGCACCGCTTACTCACCAGCACGATGCCATCCAGTGTCCGCTTCGCCATACCGTTCTGGCGGCTTAACCCGAAAGCAATACCAAGCAATGAGATGGGTGCAAACACATAATATGATATACAATTATTGCAAAGATTATAAGCGTGACCATTCTCTAACGCCTGAATGTTTGCGTTAG
- the LOC106342858 gene encoding S-adenosylmethionine synthase 3-like — protein sequence METFLFTSESVNEGHPDKLCDQVSDAILDACLEQDPESKVACETCTKTNMVMVFGEITTSAKVDYEKIVRATCREIGFVSADVGLDADKCNVLVNIEQQSPDIAQGVHGHLTKKPEDIGAGDQGHMFGYATDETPELMPLTHVLATKLGAKLTEVRKNKTCPWLRPDGKTQVTVEYKNDGGAMIPIRVHTVLISTQHDETVTNDEIAKDLKQHVIKPVIPAKYLDDKTIFHLNPSGRFVIGGPHGDAGLTGRKIIIDTYGGWGAHGGGAFSGKDPTKVDRSGAYIVRQAAKSVVAAGLARRCIVQVSYAIGVPEPLSVFVDTYKTGTIPDKDILVLIKEAFDFRPGMMAINLDLKRGGNFRFQKTAAYGHFGREDPDFTWEVVKPLKPKA from the coding sequence ATGGAAACGTTCCTATTCACCTCCGAATCAGTCAACGAGGGACACCCCGACAAGCTCTGCGACCAAGTCTCCGACGCCATCCTCGACGCATGCCTCGAACAAGACCCCGAAAGCAAAGTCGCATGCGAGACGTGCACCAAGACCAACATGGTCATGGTCTTCGGCGAGATCACAACCTCCGCTAAAGTAGACTACGAAAAAATCGTCAGAGCCACCTGCAGGGAGATCGGTTTCGTCTCCGCCGACGTCGGCCTCGACGCCGACAAGTGCAACGTCCTGGTCAACATCGAGCAGCAGAGCCCGGACATCGCTCAGGGAGTTCACGGTCATTTGACCAAGAAGCCCGAAGACATCGGGGCCGGTGACCAGGGGCACATGTTCGGTTACGCTACGGACGAGACTCCTGAGCTTATGCCGTTGACTCACGTTCTCGCGACCAAGCTCGGCGCGAAGCTTACCGAAGTGAGGAAGAACAAGACTTGTCCCTGGTTGAGACCTGATGGGAAGACGCAGGTCACCGTAGAGTACAAAAACGATGGTGGTGCCATGATTCCTATCCGTGTCCACACGGTTCTCATCTCGACTCAGCACGATGAGACCGTTACCAACGACGAGATCGCTAAGGACTTGAAGCAGCACGTGATCAAACCCGTGATTCCCGCTAAGTACCTTGACGACAAGACCATATTCCACCTCAACCCGTCTGGTCGGTTTGTCATCGGTGGGCCTCACGGTGACGCTGGGCTCACGGGGAGGAAGATCATCATCGACACTTACGGTGGTTGGGGTGCTCACGGTGGAGGTGCTTTCTCCGGGAAAGATCCCACCAAGGTTGATAGAAGCGGTGCTTACATCGTTAGGCAGGCTGCGAAGAGCGTGGTTGCAGCGGGCCTCGCGCGCCGCTGCATTGTCCAGGTGTCGTATGCTATTGGTGTGCCGGAGCCGCTCTCGGTGTTTGTTGACACGTACAAGACTGGGACTATCCCGGATAAGGATATCCTTGTGTTGATTAAGGAGGCCTTTGACTTTAGGCCTGGGATGATGGCTATTAACCTTGATTTGAAGAGAGGAGGTAACTTCAGGTTCCAGAAAACGGCGGCGTATGGTCATTTTGGGCGTGAAGATCCTGACTTCACTTGGGAGGTGGTGAAGCCACTCAAGCCAAAGGCCTAA